The proteins below come from a single Gimesia alba genomic window:
- a CDS encoding type II and III secretion system protein family protein produces the protein MNSLPLFFALVCSLINAKGYTQEEPPAPPGASEPIVQVTADKMKLEVTEKFSKILKFPGKIKRVDGFDPTVLGITALTPNEIRVQALVPGVTTLVITDENGKVFSVETFVSGDARHLQAYLRELFPKSSVTAIKVQDSVVLRGWVTEPEAITEMVEIAEQFFPNGVLNQMKLAGVQQVLLKVKIMEVQRSKIRQLGVNWLFLNQSSYVYSTPGTLVPITGITVPFGGPPALTASQNLISGTSLGFGLVDSSSIFQAFIEALKQEALLKILAEPELVTTSGRPANLLSGGEFPILVPQSLGTVTIEWREFGVRMEAVPIVLGNGRLRLEVQPEVSERDFSNAVQVAGTTVPGLTVRRANTAVEMNFGETMVIAGLISSRKTAETSKTPFLGELPVIGAAFRRVRYTEGETELVIMVTPELVSPLKSGQVPPGGPGRFTATPTDRELYLDGVLEVPSYGSDCPECRYSIPGPIGPEAMMNMENVLPPASASQIPPAPPAPTIQSEVIRKPSLSPESVKNLEVQQKLNQVPAQTPVNTKVPDLSSSPKQEWKAKQKATSPKPVKKPSSVSKPAGDRPGLIGPGG, from the coding sequence ATGAATAGTCTTCCTTTGTTTTTCGCATTGGTGTGCAGTCTCATCAATGCAAAAGGATATACGCAGGAAGAGCCGCCTGCTCCTCCCGGAGCAAGCGAGCCGATCGTTCAGGTTACAGCTGACAAGATGAAGCTGGAAGTCACTGAAAAATTCTCCAAGATTCTTAAGTTCCCCGGTAAAATTAAACGCGTGGATGGTTTCGATCCCACCGTATTGGGGATCACCGCCCTGACTCCCAATGAGATCCGGGTTCAAGCTCTGGTTCCGGGCGTGACCACACTGGTCATTACAGACGAAAACGGGAAAGTGTTTTCTGTAGAGACATTTGTGAGTGGTGATGCACGGCACCTGCAGGCTTATCTTCGCGAGCTGTTTCCCAAGTCATCTGTGACTGCCATCAAGGTTCAGGATTCTGTCGTCTTGCGTGGCTGGGTGACAGAGCCGGAAGCGATTACCGAAATGGTAGAAATTGCTGAGCAATTCTTCCCCAATGGTGTGTTGAATCAGATGAAACTGGCTGGTGTGCAGCAGGTACTGCTCAAAGTCAAAATCATGGAAGTTCAGCGATCCAAGATTCGCCAGTTAGGCGTAAACTGGTTATTCCTGAATCAATCCTCTTATGTTTACAGTACGCCGGGGACGTTAGTTCCCATCACGGGGATTACAGTTCCCTTTGGTGGACCCCCTGCATTGACTGCTTCACAGAACCTGATTAGTGGGACTTCACTTGGTTTTGGTTTAGTAGACAGTTCCAGTATCTTTCAGGCCTTCATTGAAGCCTTGAAGCAGGAAGCGTTATTGAAAATTCTGGCAGAGCCGGAACTGGTAACAACCAGTGGTCGCCCTGCCAATCTGCTGTCCGGTGGTGAGTTTCCCATTCTGGTTCCTCAAAGTTTAGGTACCGTGACTATCGAGTGGCGTGAATTTGGTGTCCGAATGGAAGCAGTTCCGATTGTGCTCGGTAATGGGCGTCTGCGATTAGAAGTACAACCTGAAGTCAGCGAACGCGATTTTTCCAATGCGGTACAGGTTGCCGGGACGACAGTACCCGGGTTAACCGTGCGTCGTGCGAATACTGCTGTAGAAATGAATTTCGGTGAAACCATGGTGATTGCCGGTTTGATTTCCAGCCGAAAAACGGCAGAGACTTCCAAAACACCCTTCCTGGGAGAGTTGCCTGTGATTGGGGCGGCCTTCCGTCGTGTGCGATACACCGAAGGAGAAACAGAACTGGTGATCATGGTGACGCCGGAACTGGTTTCGCCGCTGAAGTCAGGTCAGGTGCCTCCAGGTGGTCCTGGCCGATTTACGGCGACACCAACAGATCGCGAGCTCTATCTGGATGGCGTACTGGAAGTTCCCAGCTATGGCAGTGATTGCCCTGAGTGCCGGTATTCGATTCCCGGGCCGATCGGTCCTGAAGCGATGATGAACATGGAAAATGTCTTACCCCCTGCTTCCGCATCGCAAATTCCCCCTGCCCCTCCTGCACCGACGATTCAATCTGAAGTGATCAGGAAGCCTTCTCTATCACCAGAAAGTGTGAAAAATTTGGAGGTACAGCAGAAACTGAATCAAGTGCCTGCCCAGACTCCAGTGAATACTAAAGTGCCTGATCTGTCGAGTTCTCCCAAACAGGAATGGAAGGCAAAGCAGAAAGCAACGAGTCCGAAGCCGGTTAAGAAGCCCAGTAGTGTGAGCAAGCCTGCCGGAGATCGCCCGGGTTTAATTGGACCGGGAGGCTAG
- the cpaB gene encoding Flp pilus assembly protein CpaB produces MKVKSLMMLVVAIGCGLVAMLGVRQVLSKDGDKEPVKTANVLVTIAEIAPGTPLTESNVKFKSWPIDQVPEGSVTKLEEYKDRSIKTRAVPGEIVMKAKLSEQGVRGASVEIPDGKRVFTTSVDMTKTHSGLILPGDFVDVYVTFTARKPQGGLSTITKVILERVKIFATDNLTDVGGTDSNQVKSKNISLLLSPKEGAILKLAEKKGEVHLALRAASDDSDTEDVQFDDDELAEVFSIDGSEYLDEEKDNSEGDVKEDKSQKLAQKGKGGSAKKFLDEEQGPQEMTSAEVEPEVEEAKPMWQVEVYAGEEKIIQEVELLEEELDDQKEALKDLWEVFTNKKEKEKIN; encoded by the coding sequence ATGAAAGTTAAGTCATTAATGATGTTGGTAGTCGCAATCGGCTGTGGTTTGGTTGCGATGTTGGGCGTGAGGCAAGTTCTCAGTAAAGATGGGGATAAGGAACCGGTCAAGACTGCAAACGTTCTGGTGACGATTGCGGAGATCGCTCCTGGGACTCCTCTGACTGAGTCCAATGTGAAATTCAAGTCATGGCCAATCGACCAGGTGCCGGAAGGCTCTGTTACAAAACTGGAAGAGTATAAAGATCGTTCTATTAAAACCCGGGCAGTTCCTGGTGAGATCGTGATGAAAGCGAAGCTCAGTGAACAAGGGGTGCGTGGAGCATCGGTAGAAATTCCAGATGGGAAACGAGTCTTTACGACATCGGTGGATATGACAAAAACTCACAGTGGGTTAATCCTGCCAGGTGACTTTGTGGATGTCTATGTGACATTCACGGCACGCAAGCCACAGGGCGGTCTGTCAACGATTACCAAGGTCATTCTGGAACGCGTCAAAATATTTGCAACAGACAATTTAACGGATGTTGGAGGAACAGACAGTAATCAGGTGAAATCGAAGAATATTTCCTTGTTACTTTCTCCCAAAGAAGGGGCCATCCTGAAGCTGGCCGAGAAAAAAGGAGAAGTTCACCTGGCTTTGAGGGCTGCCTCTGATGATTCGGATACAGAAGACGTTCAATTTGATGATGATGAGCTGGCGGAAGTCTTTTCGATTGATGGCAGCGAGTATCTGGATGAGGAAAAAGACAACTCAGAAGGAGATGTGAAAGAAGACAAATCTCAAAAACTGGCTCAAAAAGGCAAAGGCGGCTCAGCCAAAAAGTTTCTGGACGAAGAACAGGGACCACAGGAAATGACCTCTGCAGAAGTGGAGCCAGAGGTGGAAGAAGCCAAGCCAATGTGGCAAGTTGAGGTTTATGCCGGGGAAGAAAAAATCATTCAGGAAGTCGAACTTCTGGAAGAAGAGCTGGATGATCAAAAAGAGGCATTAAAAGATTTGTGGGAAGTGTTTACGAACAAAAAAGAGAAAGAGAAGATCAACTGA
- a CDS encoding DinB family protein translates to MSIDTATVGQLLELNRTMTLKLLNEISQFDDPQSALAYRPGPERAHIAWQIMHIAITEELFATDRLRKTPSNLSDWFPLFQKGSIADQNIPTVETIQSVLEESRANLLNTISQISEAEMEQIPEGLQERGWTNQMALQIVCWHEPHHQGQAHLLLNSWKTEQ, encoded by the coding sequence ATGAGCATTGATACCGCAACCGTCGGCCAACTCCTGGAATTGAATCGAACAATGACGTTGAAACTGCTCAATGAAATCAGCCAGTTTGATGACCCACAAAGTGCGTTAGCATATCGGCCCGGCCCGGAAAGGGCACATATTGCCTGGCAAATCATGCATATCGCGATTACTGAGGAATTATTCGCGACAGATCGCCTGAGAAAGACCCCTTCCAATCTTTCCGACTGGTTTCCCCTCTTCCAGAAAGGGAGTATCGCGGATCAGAATATTCCGACTGTGGAAACGATCCAATCGGTCCTGGAAGAGTCGCGAGCGAATTTACTGAACACGATTTCTCAGATCTCCGAAGCAGAAATGGAGCAAATTCCGGAAGGGCTTCAGGAACGCGGCTGGACTAACCAAATGGCGCTGCAAATTGTCTGCTGGCATGAACCTCATCACCAGGGTCAGGCACATTTACTGCTGAATTCGTGGAAAACAGAACAGTAA
- a CDS encoding glycosyltransferase family 2 protein, which yields MLESISTSSSNSHLAEPVIAPDSAEVMSQFRNLEPLLEEIERASAPVGKTIVVMPAYNAAPTLLKTLADLPTDVVDEIILVDDGSTDGTIDLALREGLTVIQHKQNRGYGGNQKTCYEYALNHGAEYVVMLHPDYQYDSRVVGIAVQLLKLGICDVVMGSRIRTRQEALAGGMPAWKYLANRLLTITENVALGQNLGDFHSGFRAYRREVLETIPFEQNSDDFVFDSQFLAQSVHFKFRVGDIPVPVRYFPEASSINFRRCVKYGLGTLSVLARFWAQRLRIRPSKIFFSKKIESEADNRVQLQ from the coding sequence ATGCTGGAATCCATCTCAACATCAAGCTCGAATTCCCATCTGGCAGAACCTGTGATTGCTCCGGATAGTGCCGAGGTCATGTCGCAGTTCCGTAATCTGGAACCCCTGCTCGAAGAAATCGAACGTGCCAGCGCACCTGTGGGAAAGACCATCGTTGTGATGCCTGCCTATAATGCGGCACCGACACTTTTAAAAACATTGGCTGATTTGCCGACAGATGTGGTGGATGAAATTATCCTGGTGGATGACGGCAGTACCGATGGCACCATCGACCTGGCTTTGCGGGAAGGGCTCACCGTCATTCAGCATAAGCAGAACCGGGGCTATGGTGGGAATCAGAAAACCTGTTATGAATATGCTCTGAATCACGGAGCAGAGTATGTTGTGATGCTGCACCCAGATTATCAGTACGACAGTCGGGTCGTAGGGATCGCTGTTCAGCTACTCAAACTGGGAATTTGCGATGTCGTCATGGGATCGCGCATTCGCACCCGCCAGGAAGCGCTGGCCGGAGGCATGCCTGCCTGGAAATATCTCGCCAACCGTTTGTTGACAATTACGGAAAACGTCGCGCTCGGCCAGAACCTGGGAGATTTTCACAGCGGATTCCGCGCTTATCGCAGAGAAGTCCTGGAAACGATCCCGTTTGAACAGAACTCAGACGACTTTGTGTTCGACAGCCAGTTTTTAGCACAATCCGTTCACTTCAAATTCCGTGTCGGCGACATTCCCGTGCCGGTCCGTTATTTCCCGGAAGCATCGAGTATCAATTTCCGGCGTTGTGTCAAATACGGGCTGGGAACCCTGTCTGTTCTGGCACGCTTCTGGGCACAACGACTCAGAATTCGGCCTTCAAAAATTTTCTTCAGTAAGAAAATCGAATCCGAAGCCGACAACCGCGTGCAACTGCAGTAA
- a CDS encoding Flp family type IVb pilin, whose protein sequence is MKNLTKSIKNFLVSEDGPTAVEYAVMLALIVIVCLTAIQAVGTNANAKFEAVRDALT, encoded by the coding sequence ATGAAGAATCTGACAAAGAGCATCAAGAATTTCCTGGTTTCAGAAGATGGTCCTACAGCTGTTGAATACGCTGTGATGCTTGCTCTGATCGTGATTGTTTGTCTGACTGCTATTCAGGCTGTCGGTACAAACGCGAATGCGAAATTCGAAGCTGTTCGTGATGCATTGACCTAA
- a CDS encoding AAA family ATPase → MSGVVRLSIIDPNESTRNELKNMLIGVDMVWLEAECSRYEFFTEVVSQTQPDIALISLDANPEMALNLIAQVTRDLPTCNVIVVSSSQEGSLILKAMRNGAKEFLGYPLVLEDFLAALNRIQMTSGKSEGDLNAPRSSQVITVAGVSGGVGCTSLAINLACCLASNERNSVAVIDLDLALGDTDVWLDIIPDYTIQDVAENISRLDYSLLKRSLTKHSCGAFLLPRPVQMDMSVQITTEVLRRIIALLRATFTHLVIDVSKSYNSLDMAAMELSDSVLLTAQLDLPCLRNVVRLSQFFDNNEYVSDKIKVVMNRLGLEDTQISISKALETIGRDIFCQIPNDYATMVESRNNGVPLVVQAPKAKLTRTIMELANSVGGESISVTDDSAARKKKSLFGFLNNSK, encoded by the coding sequence ATGAGTGGAGTTGTTCGATTATCCATCATCGATCCAAATGAATCGACACGCAATGAGCTGAAGAATATGCTGATTGGCGTCGATATGGTTTGGCTTGAAGCAGAATGTAGTCGTTACGAATTCTTCACGGAGGTTGTTTCACAGACCCAGCCCGACATTGCTTTAATCTCCCTGGATGCCAATCCGGAGATGGCCTTGAACCTGATCGCTCAGGTAACCCGGGATTTGCCTACCTGTAATGTGATTGTGGTGAGTAGTTCGCAGGAAGGCAGCCTGATTTTAAAGGCGATGCGAAATGGGGCCAAAGAATTTTTAGGCTATCCGCTGGTTCTGGAAGACTTCCTGGCTGCGTTGAACCGAATTCAGATGACTTCGGGGAAATCAGAGGGAGATCTGAATGCCCCTCGATCGAGCCAGGTGATTACGGTCGCGGGAGTCAGTGGTGGCGTTGGTTGTACTTCACTGGCAATCAATCTGGCTTGTTGTCTGGCCAGCAACGAGCGTAACAGTGTGGCAGTGATCGACCTGGATCTCGCGTTGGGTGATACTGATGTCTGGCTCGATATTATTCCAGATTATACGATTCAGGATGTCGCCGAAAATATTTCACGGCTCGATTATTCGTTATTGAAGCGATCACTCACCAAGCATAGTTGTGGTGCGTTCCTGCTACCCCGCCCCGTTCAAATGGATATGTCGGTGCAGATTACGACTGAAGTCTTAAGGCGGATTATTGCTTTATTGCGTGCAACCTTTACGCACCTGGTGATTGATGTCAGTAAATCATATAACAGTCTCGATATGGCAGCGATGGAGCTTTCGGATTCCGTGTTGCTGACGGCGCAGTTGGATCTGCCTTGCTTGAGGAACGTGGTCCGACTTTCACAATTCTTTGACAACAATGAATATGTTTCTGATAAAATCAAAGTCGTGATGAATCGTCTGGGACTGGAAGATACTCAAATCAGTATCAGCAAAGCCTTGGAGACCATCGGTCGCGACATCTTCTGCCAGATTCCGAATGACTATGCCACGATGGTCGAATCGCGAAACAATGGCGTTCCACTGGTCGTGCAGGCGCCGAAGGCCAAGCTGACCAGAACGATTATGGAACTGGCAAACAGTGTCGGCGGCGAATCCATTTCTGTTACCGATGATTCTGCTGCAAGAAAGAAGAAGAGCCTGTTTGGTTTTCTGAATAATTCCAAATAA
- a CDS encoding A24 family peptidase produces MDWHQILLENWHVKFVSIVLIYAAYIDGKELRVPNWITYPMVLSGLVYMTWTGGLAGLGWGLLGMVVGLATLLPLYSVGGMGAGDVKLMAGIGAWLGVKITFYAFCVTTVVGAIMAIGMVLYRKSFYKHLGQAILILDEWRSVKNPRELSRIAKERKPTMYLLPYGIPICIGSIAYFFYAGLL; encoded by the coding sequence ATGGATTGGCATCAGATACTTCTCGAGAATTGGCATGTTAAGTTTGTTTCCATCGTCTTGATTTATGCTGCTTACATCGATGGAAAAGAGCTGCGGGTTCCGAACTGGATTACCTACCCGATGGTACTTTCCGGACTGGTCTATATGACCTGGACCGGCGGACTGGCAGGCCTGGGTTGGGGATTGCTCGGAATGGTAGTTGGCCTGGCGACTCTTCTCCCCTTGTACAGCGTGGGGGGCATGGGAGCCGGTGATGTGAAGTTGATGGCAGGCATCGGTGCCTGGTTGGGTGTCAAAATTACCTTCTATGCATTCTGTGTCACAACCGTCGTTGGTGCCATTATGGCGATCGGCATGGTCCTCTACCGCAAGAGCTTTTACAAGCATTTAGGTCAGGCCATTTTGATCCTGGATGAATGGCGTTCGGTCAAGAATCCACGTGAACTATCTCGGATCGCGAAAGAGCGAAAACCGACCATGTATCTTCTGCCTTATGGGATTCCCATTTGCATTGGATCCATCGCCTACTTTTTCTATGCCGGCTTACTGTAA
- a CDS encoding divalent metal cation transporter encodes MTDEAANSRIEQDRQLILDAKQRGTGAKIAAYTKLSGPGWLQSAITLGGGSLAGGLYLGILSGYHLMWLQPVAMIMGVIMLSAIGYVALSTKERPFASINTHINPVLGWGWAIATLMANLVWIMPQYALGTAALQQNLAPEFFGDGKNGLISAVAVLFVISAIVIWFYDSGGWGIKLFEAILKILVGIVVLCFFGVVLKMSFSTNDLDWGKILAGYIPNFSLFANPSPEFSDVLSQAGSYADYWKNLIVGNQQKVMITAAATAVGINMTFLLPYSMRAKGWDKDFRGLAMFDLSTGLFVPFVLATSCVVIAAASQFHAKPAAGLLGEKNAEGQVVQADPGLLGQYNKLLDNRIKEELFDNRSKAEVSPEEWRELQKKWSELQRKDKGEALQAKRNELPLPERTLAAMLVNRDAFQLAAALKPLAGATVSQVVFGMGVVAMAISTIIILMLINGFVFCEMLGVEPRGTFHRIGCYMPALTGIAGPFIWGDSDAKAWLAVPTSMFGMVLLPIAYATFFFMMNSPKILGDRIPKGGKRVAWNLAMGISTLLATFGCVWSIKSSPFATYGFIALGAFIGLAIIVHFMRMAGGSHSSDTQAD; translated from the coding sequence ATGACAGACGAAGCAGCAAATTCCCGAATTGAACAAGACCGCCAACTCATCCTGGATGCCAAACAGCGTGGTACGGGGGCAAAGATTGCCGCGTACACAAAGCTCTCCGGCCCTGGGTGGTTGCAGAGTGCGATTACACTCGGTGGCGGTTCGCTGGCAGGTGGCCTCTATCTGGGGATTCTTTCCGGATATCACCTGATGTGGTTACAGCCCGTGGCGATGATCATGGGCGTGATCATGCTGAGTGCCATCGGTTATGTGGCATTATCAACGAAGGAACGACCCTTCGCATCGATCAATACTCACATCAACCCGGTTCTGGGTTGGGGCTGGGCGATTGCGACTCTGATGGCAAACCTGGTCTGGATTATGCCTCAGTATGCGTTAGGGACAGCAGCCCTGCAGCAGAATCTGGCGCCCGAATTTTTTGGTGACGGAAAGAACGGTCTCATCTCTGCGGTCGCAGTCCTGTTTGTGATCTCAGCAATTGTGATCTGGTTTTACGATTCCGGTGGATGGGGCATCAAACTGTTTGAAGCGATCCTGAAAATTCTGGTGGGAATCGTCGTACTCTGTTTCTTCGGCGTCGTACTGAAAATGAGTTTCTCCACCAATGATCTGGACTGGGGAAAGATTCTCGCCGGCTATATTCCCAATTTCAGTCTGTTCGCGAATCCTTCGCCGGAATTTTCTGACGTCCTGTCACAGGCAGGAAGTTATGCTGATTACTGGAAAAATCTGATTGTGGGAAATCAACAGAAGGTGATGATCACGGCAGCTGCGACCGCAGTCGGAATTAATATGACCTTCCTCTTGCCCTACTCGATGCGCGCCAAAGGTTGGGACAAGGATTTCCGCGGACTGGCCATGTTTGACTTATCAACGGGCCTGTTTGTCCCATTTGTATTGGCAACGAGTTGTGTTGTCATCGCAGCTGCTTCACAGTTTCATGCGAAGCCGGCGGCAGGCTTATTGGGCGAAAAAAATGCCGAAGGCCAGGTTGTTCAAGCCGACCCCGGATTATTAGGCCAGTACAACAAACTGCTTGACAACCGTATTAAAGAAGAGCTGTTTGACAACCGTAGTAAAGCAGAAGTCTCTCCTGAAGAATGGAGAGAATTGCAGAAAAAATGGAGCGAATTGCAGCGTAAAGACAAAGGGGAGGCTTTGCAGGCAAAACGGAACGAATTGCCTCTGCCCGAACGAACGCTGGCAGCCATGCTGGTGAACCGGGATGCATTCCAACTGGCGGCAGCACTCAAGCCGTTGGCGGGGGCAACGGTGTCTCAGGTGGTCTTCGGCATGGGCGTGGTCGCGATGGCTATTTCTACAATTATCATTCTCATGCTGATCAACGGGTTCGTGTTCTGCGAAATGCTGGGAGTCGAACCGCGGGGAACCTTCCACCGCATCGGCTGCTATATGCCGGCGTTGACCGGAATTGCAGGACCCTTTATCTGGGGTGATTCGGATGCCAAGGCCTGGTTGGCCGTGCCGACATCCATGTTCGGCATGGTGCTGTTGCCGATTGCTTATGCGACCTTCTTCTTCATGATGAACTCGCCGAAAATTCTGGGAGATCGGATTCCCAAAGGGGGCAAGCGTGTTGCCTGGAACCTGGCAATGGGGATTTCGACACTACTGGCGACATTCGGTTGTGTCTGGAGTATCAAGTCCAGCCCGTTTGCGACTTATGGATTTATTGCGCTGGGCGCGTTTATTGGGCTGGCGATCATCGTGCATTTCATGCGGATGGCCGGCGGCAGTCATTCCTCTGATACGCAAGCAGACTAA